In one Cervus elaphus chromosome 9, mCerEla1.1, whole genome shotgun sequence genomic region, the following are encoded:
- the MCOLN1 gene encoding mucolipin-1 — translation MAAPVGPRGSETKRLLTPSPGYGTQTGASPAPSTPPEEEDLRRRLKYFFMSPCDKFRAKGRKPFKLMLQVVKILVVTVQLILFGLSNQLAVTFREENTIAFRHLFLLGYTDGADDTFAAYTREQLYQAIFYAVDQYLMLPDVSLGRYAYVRGGGGPWANGSALALCQCYYHRGHVDPANDTFDIDPMVVTDCIRVDPPERPPVPPSDDLSLSDGSASYRNLTLKFHKLINVTIHFQLKTINLQSLINNEIPDCYTFSILITFDNKAHSGRVPISLETQAHIQECKHPSVFGHGDNSFRLLFDVVVILTCAFSFLLCARSLLRGFLLQNEFVRFMWRRRGRVISLWERLEFVNGWYILLVTSDMLTISGTIMKIGIEAKNLASYDVCSILLGTSTLLVWVGVIRYLTFFHKYNILIATLRVALPSVMRFCCCVAVIYLGYCFCGWIVLGPYHVKFRSLSMVSECLFSLINGDDMFVTFAAMQAQQSRSSLVWLFSQLYLYSFISLFIYMVLSLFIALITGAYDTIKHPGGAGAEVSELQAYIAQCQDSPTSGKFRRGSGSACSLLCCCGRDASEEHSLLVN, via the exons AGACCAAGCGGCTCCTGACACCCAGCCCTGGATATGGGACCCAGACAGGGGCTTCCCCAGCCCCTTCAACCCCTCCAGAAGAGGAAGATCTCCGTCGCCGTCTCAAGTACTTCTTCATGAGCCCCTGTGATAAATTCCGGGCCAAGGGTCGCAAGCCTTTCAAGCTTATGCTGCAGGTGGTGAAGATCTTGGTGGTCACCGTGCAG CTCATCCTGTTTGGGCTCAGCAACCAGCTGGCGGTGACGTTCCGGGAGGAGAACACCATTGCCTTCCGGCACCTCTTCCTACTGGGCTACACGGATGGGGCGGATGACACATTCGCAGCCTACACGCGGGAACAGCTATACCAGGCCATCTTCTATGCTGTGGACCAG TACCTGATGCTCCCAGACGTGTCCCTGGGCCGGTATGCCTATGTGCGAGGCGGGGGCGGCCCCTGGGCCAACGGCTCCGCCCTGGCCCTCTGCCAGTGCTACTACCACCGGGGCCACGTGGACCCAGCCAACGACACATTTGACATTGATCCAATGGTCGTCACGG ACTGTATCCGGGTGGACCCCCCTGAGAGACCCCCCGTTCCCCCCAGTGATGATCTCTCCCTCTCGGATGGCAGCGCCAGTTACAGGAACCTCACGCTCAAATTCCACAA GCTGATCAACGTCACCATCCACTTCCAGCTGAAGACCATTAACCTCCAGAGCCTGATCAACAATGAAATCCCAGACTGCTACACCTTCAGTATCCTG ATCACATTTGACAATAAGGCACACAGTGGGCGTGTCCCCATCAGCCTAGAGACCCAGGCCCACATCCAGGAGTGTAAGCACCCCAGCGTCTTTGGCCATG GAGACAACAGCTTCCGGCTCCTGTTTGACGTGGTTGTGATCCTCACCTGCGCCTTCTCCTTCCTGCTATGTGCCCGCTCACTGCTCCGAGGCTTCCTCCTGCAGAAT GAATTTGTCAGGTTCATGTGGCGAAGGCGGGGACGGGTCATCAGCCTGTGGGAGCGGTTGGAATTTGTCAATGGCTGGTACATCCTGCTGGTCACCAGCGACATGCTCACCATCTCAGGCACCATCATGAAGATTGGCATTGAAGCCAAG AACCTGGCAAGCTATGACGTCTGCAGCATCCTCCTGGGCACCTCTACACTGCTTGTCTGGGTCGGAGTCATCCGCTACTTGACCTTCTTCCATAAGTACAAT ATCCTCATCGCCACGCTGCGAGTGGCCCTGCCCAGCGTCATGCGCTTCTGCTGCTGTGTGGCCGTCATCTATCTGGGCTATTGCTTTTGCGGCTGGATCGTGCTGGGGCCCTACCACGTGAAG TTCCGCTCACTGTCCATGGTGTCCGAGTGCCTGTTCTCGCTCATCAACGGGGATGACATGTTCGTGACCTTCGCGGCCATGCAGGCGCAGCAGAGCCGCAGCAGCCTGGTGTGgctcttctctcagctctacctgtACTCCTTCATCAGCCTGTTCATCTACATGGTGCTCAGCCTCTTCATCGCGCTCATCACAGGCGCCTACGACACCATCAAG CACCCAGGCGGAGCGGGCGCAGAGGTGAGCGAGCTCCAGGCCTACATCGCGCAGTGCCAGGACAGCCCCACCTCCGGCAAATTCCGCCGCGGGAGCGGCTCTGCCTGCAGCCTCCTTTGCTGCTGTGGCAG GGACGCTTCGGAGGAGCATTCGCTGCTGGTGAATTGA